Part of the Desulfobacterales bacterium genome is shown below.
GAACTACAAAAATACATAGACGATTACATCAGCAGTTTAGAAGCAAGAAAGTATTCTGTAAAAACTATTAGTAAAGCTTTGTTTTTAAGCAGCCAAAATGGAAATAGATTGTGTGGAGATACAGTTCAGACTATTATTTCAGATGCTGGTAAGAAACTTGGTTTAGAAATAAAGATATCTCCTCATACATTTAGAAGGAGCTGTGCAACAGAGTTAATTAAAAGCGGAGCAAATATTTACCATGTAAAGGAATTACTTGGACATGAATCTTTAGAAACATTAAAATATTATGCAAGGCTTACAATCGTTGATGTAAAAAAGACTCACGCAAAATGCCATCCAAGAGAAAAAGATTTGGAGTAGCCTAATTTTTTATTATTTTTTATTATTGATTTATTAACTAATAAATATCTATAGTAATTATTATGTTCTTTGATAGATACGTTCTATAAAAAGCATTTTTATATGCGGTCAACCAGTTGGTTGATACGAATGGTATTTTGTCGGCACATTATGTTTTTTAATGATAGCTTCTCTTTCAATATCTTTTATTTTTTCGTCTTCAAGGTGCGATTCTTTCAACGAAATTTTGGGATGACGAGACGGGTTTAGGTTATTGGGGGTATAGGTATTATTCGGCTGAGTTCGGAAGGTGGTTGAACAGGGATCCGATAGGTGAAATTGGGAATATTATTATAAAAAACATCCGAATAGGTATTTATAATCCATACAATGAAGAATGGTCTCAATCATTGACTAATGAGAACTATAACGATGATGATGAAAGTATTGATATTAATTTTTATCAATTTGCCTTTAATAATGCCCTAAATTACATTGATCCCAATGGAGAATGGGTTGTACTTGTTGCTTTTGTCGCTGCTAAAGCGGTTGCAATGGTAACCTCTTATGTTGTTTTAAAAACAACCGCCTATACTATAAGTGAAGAAGCAAGTATGGGTGTTGATACAGCTATGAAAATGGTTGTAGAAATAAATGCTTCTGAAGCTGCTAATATGGCTGCTGGAGAAGTAATAGCGGTTGCGGCTGTAAAGGGATTTAGATATTTTAAATTATGCCGTGCAGCCTCAAAGAGCTCTGCGATCTTAAAGAGAGGAAAATTAATTATTGAAGCAGGAGACTATTCTGCAAGTGAACTTCGTGCTGCAGAGCATATGGCAGGTCTTGGTAAGAATGTACGATTACGACAACCTACAGGAACTCGTGTAGGAGGTGGAACATCTGATTTATTAGTAGATAATGTACGGTATGATGTGTACACTCCAACAACAGCAAAACCGAAAAATATTATATCGCAAATTGCGAAAAAAAATAAACAGGCTGAAGGAATTGTTCTTGATCTTTCAGATACAGTTGTAACACCCGACCAACTTGGAAATATTTTAAAACGAGTTCAAAACGCTGGAGCGACAAATATTAAGGATATTATAATAATAGGAAAATAAAAAATGCCTTCAATAAAGTGCAAATGTGGACACAAAATTAGTTATGGAGAGATTCCTAACCCAAATGAGTTATTAATTATTTCTGATATTGAATTCGATGCATTGCCAGAAGCAATTGATGTTGAACAATTATATAAACAAATGAAAAGTATGCTTCAATGTAATAAATGCAATAGGCTTTGGTATTTTAATAATGGTTTTGAAAATGATCCTATTGGCTTCGTTCCTGATGATTAAATAGGGACAAGCAAATAATCAAAATTGACATATTATTTCTATTTTGTAACAATAAATTTTGACTTCGCCTTTACTTTTAGCCTTAACCATCTGAATAGCATGTCAGTTTTATAGACTTGATGATATTTGCTATATACGGCGAATTGAAAAGAATGAAGTTTGTTATAAGTCTTCCTTTGTGTTCTTCTTTTGATCAATGCCTCTACTTTTTGCAATCATCTTTATATAATGCAATATCGCCTTTTGATCTATTTTAGGAAGGTTCTCAATTACTTTTAACTTTCTCCACAGTGTTGTATTAGTGGAATTAAAATCTATTTTTATTTTTGTTTTGCCAAGAAGTTCATCTGTTGTTACGCCCAACGT
Proteins encoded:
- a CDS encoding tyrosine-type recombinase/integrase, which produces ELQKYIDDYISSLEARKYSVKTISKALFLSSQNGNRLCGDTVQTIISDAGKKLGLEIKISPHTFRRSCATELIKSGANIYHVKELLGHESLETLKYYARLTIVDVKKTHAKCHPREKDLE